Genomic DNA from Penaeus monodon isolate SGIC_2016 chromosome 4, NSTDA_Pmon_1, whole genome shotgun sequence:
CATTACCTGATACATACTTTACACAGACGACCTGCTttgtattattagtgtttttccaTTACTGCTAACCtcaatatgttttatgtatacgaGCGTTAACTCTTTTAAACGTGGTTCAGTTAACACAGTTCATTAGGTCATATCCGGCCATATGTGGTGATATTTACTCCCCTTTTTTTGACCTGTGTGTTAATTGCCACGTTCACTTgtattcctccattttttttcagtttaattcgtattttcaatattttattttcacttgtgATTCTGATTACGTAAATCAATAGTTTACGACAGAGTGATAATTTTGCTTTAGCTCCGCATAAATGATTCATGTCACTTTACGCCCTTCTGCATAAATAATTGTACATAGTGAAGATTTAAGTTATACACTTCCTCAATTCATATCTAACTCTTACGattgttactagtattataatataagttGTGCGAATTCTCAAAATTGCATTTCCAtatcgctgtttttttttattatcaacatattttttccctcttcactaATATTAACGAAATTGAATGGCTAAATATAATGCATAGATTTTCCTGTTATCATTGCAACAATATTTATCAATAATTACgtcatattttctttaaattatttatacagtatttatcagagagagagagagagaagaaagagagagagagagagagagagagagagagagaagagagagagagagagaggagagagagagagagagagagagaggagagagagagagaggagagagagagagagagagagagagagagagagagagagagagagagagaaggcaaaaggtagaggagagaggacaagacagagagaagaagatagaagatagatagaagataaagtagatagatagatagatagagaaagagagagagagatagagagaaggatagagtcGATATGCGAAGCTAGCCTCGCCCGGCTATGATAGGAGCCGGCTGTGTCGATTAGATGCCGATGTCACGTGGCAGTGGTGTGACGGAAGAGTCCTCTAGCCCGCcgtagtgcccagccacagcagtaacctccggcgacAATGCAAATTCTTCGCgactgggcggggcgcgaaccgccgacccctccgatgagaggccgacacgttaccactgttctagcccggaggctagagatagatagacagatagatagagagagagagggaggagagagagcagaacagaaggagagagagacaaagagagagagagaagagagaagagagagaagagagagagaggagagagagagagaggaggagagaagagagagagagagggagagagagagagagagaggagagagaggagagagagagagagagagagagagagagagagagagagagagagagagagagagagagagagagagagagtaccaagacaggcagaaggagagagagagagagagagagagaaaaagagagagagagagagaagagagagagagagagagagagagacaaagacaaggcAGAGGGATAAAGAGATTAACATTTCAGATATTCATAATAACTGACTGAAGTACAattctttttacaattatttatttatttagtttaaagaaacactaataaataaacaatgaaggCAACTGATCTCCGTTTTCGATATTCAAACAAACCTCATGCAAATGCTTCATTTTTTCTTACTAAAAACATGGTACATTCATTACACAAGTAGAGTGTACAGCAATGTATAATGTGAATGCCTGTGAACTtcatctttcgctctctctctctctctctctctctctctctctcttcttcatctttctctctttctctctctctcttctctgtgcaTGTGTCTTCATCCAATATGTATAGTGTTTGATAATAAGATATCCGCACATGTATCCACATCTATGGCTGCGAAAGCGTAGGTTGATGCAgatattaaaatcaataataataatgatttaaaaaataagaacaatatatgataatgatgtcaatgatgatattataagatataataatgaggatgtttataatgctaatgatgataatgataataaaaaaataatagtaacagtaatgatgatgatagtagtagtagtaataataataataataataataataataataataataataataataataataatagtaacaacaataataataataaaactgacaataataataatagtgacaaaaaaactataataacattaataataataacaataataattaagacaatattaatgataacaataacaatagtaataataatgataaaaatgataatgataataataacaacaacaacaaaaacaacaacagcaacaacaacaataacataacaataataataataataataataataccgatagaaataataatgataataataataagagtgataacaataacaagtattataacaatgatgataataatgataaaaacaatataatggtaattttaattgcaatgataatcaaataataatgaaatctaataacaatgataagaattacaataacgtttataataacaataataatagcaatgataaaagcaataatgataataatgataacagcaacagcaacaacaacaataatataataataatattagtattagtagtagtaataataataataatgataatgataatcataataatagtgaaaataacaatgataatggtaatagcaataatcataataataatgataatttcaatagtATATTTAAATCTGTTTTTGCTGTTCTGGTTTTCATTTTACGTGAACCAGAGCCATATAGAtacctaattattttttttattatttgtttattgaaacGACACCAATAATGGATATCTAGCAAGCCTAAATTTAGGAAAGGGCGATGCGTTACCAATTTATATTCAATGGACAAAGATGAGGCGAAAGAACGCAACAAAATGGTAATGAAATAGGGCGCAGTGTCCGTAGAGGGACAACTAAACTGCAAAGACTTTTAATAAAgtaaacactacaataataatcaaagtaatgataccaataacaataataatagcgatgataatgataatgacaataacgttaatgatgatgaggatagaaatgataatgattataataaataaacatgataataatgataataataataataataataataataataataataataataataataataataataataataacgatactactactactactactactactactactactactactactactactaataataataataataataatgataataataaataattataatgataccagtaagattggtaataatagtgacaataatgagaatggtcataatgatcataatgattataatgatatcattaatatattgataataataataataatgataataatgacaacaacagcaggaaaatacaaaatgatagctgtgataaaaaaagtaaaaattataatgataatgataataatactaatgatatcaaaacagtaatgataatgaaaatgatgataagaaggaactacaactactattactaatactactacaatgatatatgataataatggtactgatagtgatagtaaagataataatgattatgagagtaataatgataataataatattgataataacaataaaacgacaaagataataataatgaaaaaatagtaatgataatgatgataataacacaacaataacaatgatagaattaGTGGTACTGTagtcatagtaatagtaaaactaatagtagtaataagaataatgataatgataatgatgataataatgataataataaaaaaaataataataatgatcataataataataataataataataataataataataataataataataataataatgatattactactattactactactactactactaatactaatactactactactactaataataataatgataagattataatgataatggcaatgataatgatactaacaagaaaaaaatatgataataatgatgataataataataatgatgatgatgatgatgatgataataataataataataataataatgataatagtaataaagataataatgatgatgataatatataatgatataataacaaataaaataataaaaaaaaataatataataagtgttAATGTagtataatcatagtaatagtaaatataaatagtagtaaaaataatgaaataatataattataataataataataataaataatgttaatgatgtaatataatatatactaatactataataatactaattactaatatactataataataataataatgataaatataataatataatgcaatgataatgatactaacataataaaaaataaaataataattgataaagtaaaataaaatgatgatgatatatgctgatgaatgataataataaaataatataaaatatatatataataatataataataatgataataataataatgataataataataatataataataataataaataataataataataataataaaataataataaatataaaaataaataaaaataacaaaaataatatgataataatatgataataataataataataataataaaataaaaataataataataaaaataataataatgataataataatattaataatgataatactgataaaataatagcaataatgataaaacatgatgataataataataataatgatgataataataaaaaaataatgataataataacaacgacagtaCTCCCAATAATCCACGAAATTTTCCTATACACTGACAAACGCTTAGGTGTAGCACATATCAACCATTCTGTCGAATTTTATAAATATCTCAATTATTTATTCAGAAGGAAACATATGTTCTCTGCCAAGATGTTAAGCAGTTTGGACACGGTGAAAAGGGCATTTAAGTCATCTTTAattcttgttgtcattataatgataaataagttgTATATATGACTTCACGAACTTACTGATGCGATAATTACTGCACTAAAGACGACTGTCGAGAGCAGGTTTGAGTACTTCGTTATATGCTTTTAGTacctttaattttccctttgccCTTTCGTAGTTAAAGAGCTATAAGAGAGCTTTAGTTAGTGGCTCGCCTCCAGCTTTCAAGTATGCAGAGTTGATATCATGAAGATCGGGGCTTTTTCCATCTCTCAAAGCACTTATGGCCGCTTCAGCCGCCTCAGCTTCATTTTTCAGTATTATAGAGTCGTCGACATTGAGTACAGGGCTTACATGCATTAAGTTCTCCATAGAAATTTGTCCATCCTTCCAGTGTTTCTTTTTTGCTGGttagaaaattataattttgtctCATAATATCCCAGCTGatatttttagtttagtttttttaggGCAGCATGGCATTGTTTCTGAGGCGGAAGGGAACTTCGTTTTAcagtatcgtgtgtgtgtgtgtgtgtgtgttcatatatacgatcacacacatacgcagacacacagacacagacacagacacacacacacacacacacacacacacacacacacacacacacacacacacacacacacacacacacacacacatacacacacacacacacacacacacgtacacacacacacacacacacacacacacacacacacacacacacacacacacatatatatatataatatatatatatatatatgtatatatatacatatatatatatatatatatatatatatatatgtatatatatacacatatataatatatatataaaatatatatatatatatatatatatatatatatatatatatatatatatatatatatatatttatgttctctctcttctttccctttctctccgtctgtctgttacTCTGTAACCATCAAGTTCCACACGGAAACCGCTAAAATACCAATGAAAAAGGGGGTTAGACAGGGCGAcatcatctcaccaaaactgtttacagcttgtcttgagaaaatatttaagaagctCGAATGGGAcggaaaaatttatcaaaataggggatgaatacctaaacaatctaagatttgcagacgatattgtgctcttcagtgaatctgcaatgaaatgcagcaattaataaatgatctgaatagagaaagtctgaaagtcggacttaggatcaACCGTagagcatcagtctaggctggagcgccttcggcaaacacagtaacatactaagacGCTCTTTGCCTTCATgtctaaaaaaaagtatttaaccaatgcgtcctcccattcATGGCTTATGGaccagaaacatggacgagaATCAGATTaccggagaggaaactaataagtggtcatagagagatggaaaggttgatgctgagaattagTCCAAGatatcggatgagggcgacgtggatcaaggaGCAGAtgacaatgacaagatggcgtgacgaaataacgaaatttgggggccaggaCTGGAAACAAAATCGCAAGACAAtattggaaaagactgggagaggcctacgtccagcagtggattgattcaggctgatgataatgatatatatatatatatatatatattttatatatatatatatatatatatatatgtatatatatatattttatatatatatatatatatatatatatatatatatatatatatatatatatatatatatctttccacacacactcgtatgtgtttgtgggtatgtgcgCAAATGTGTATATCTAAATGCAATCAGATCGTgagaataataatgtcaataccGTATCAGAGGATTAATAAGCACATGTTATTTCAAAAAATCAAACTATGTTCTGTTGATTTTGCACAGCATTACAACAAACAACAGCATGCCACCCAAACTACAATGTAGCGCCCGTACCACAGTGTGTTTGTTGTTCCCACCGCCATCCTCTGGCACtgtaaacaataatagaaaaaaagtagcCGTTTATAGAATGCTGACCCAGTGTTTACAGATGAGGATACAGTATTTCGGTTTTCGtgtttatccttttcatcatGATAACGTGATCATTGGCATgtcaaaacaataaaactaaaaacctttCAACACTTGCCACAGAGCTACCAGAAACCAAACGCAGCATCGTCTGTAATCACGCTCCCCTGCCATAATAAGAGACGAAAGCAAACcccatcattattaccaagagCAATACTCAACAAAGTTCCACCAAATCACATAAGGATCATAAAGTAAGAAAGATTCGAAGTGAATAACGACAAGCCCCACCACTGACTCGGCCGGCAGCGCTCGGTCCTCTCCGGCTCCGCACGTGGGCTCGTGAGCAGCTTGGTGCATGTTCAGTCGACCGACCTATGTTGTTTAGTACGATTCCCGGTCTTGTACCTTCAGGCTCTGCACGCTTCAGATGATACCGAGAATAAATTGGGATGGCtttgttatatctatttatataaaataatgttttttttctcagctACCATGATGCTTAATCActcacaaatgataatgataatgaatataacagcATTAACTGTGATAACAATGAAAACGTGTAAATGAAAACGTTACACTCAAGGCGAAAACCCTACATTTGCTAGACATATAATGCAATGCCTTGTTTATAGATACAACACTTGAGTGTGTGGGGGGAACACGCCTATCGGTGAAAGCAACTCAGTTATATTAGAATCTCACATATAGTTTTCCATACATATCTAATAACACTATAAGTAAACGCAAATTGTAAGACAGCAGCAATTCTTCTATGACTGAAAAAGTGTCATTTATGGTTCgcggtaaatatacatatatatatatatatatatatatatatatatatatatatatatatatatatatatatatatatatatatatatataaaatatatatgtgtgtgtgtgtgtgtgtgtgtgtgtgtgtgtgtgtgtgtgtgtgcgtgtgtgtgtgtgtgtgtatatatatattatatatatataatataaaatatattatatatatatatatatatatatatatatatatttatatatatgttatatatgtatatataatatatatatatatatattttatataaaatatatatatatatatatatataatatatatatatataaagaaagatagatagatagatagagagagagagatagagtaaagaTGCAAACTACAAGGATCCTTGTAACTTCCATCTGTCTAAGCTAAGTTAGGCAAGTCTGTCAGCGAAGGCACTGCCATCACAAATTTTACAGGTAATTCGCCAATTCGACATCCCTAACAAATGCAACTACTCGGTTGTGCAAAGGATTCCGTTTTGATTAtgtcttaaataaataaataaaagagagagagatagatagatagatagatagatagatagatagatagagagagagagagagagagagagagagagagagagagagagagagagagagagagagagagagagaggccctttAATCCCTGTACTGTACGAAGGGGGCCAATAGCATTACGGTCCATTAATAACCTCCTCCAATCTTATTCCCTTTCACACTGCAAGATAGAGATACGGAATGGAAGCTCTGATACACTGAGCTCTGAATCTCAGCGCAACTCAGCTTTGGGCCAAAGTGCGTATTGGAAAAAAGAGGTGGCAATGAACTGACGTATCCACACCTGGATGCCATCATGTTAGATTGGCTGTGCTTGCCTCACTCAACTGCAGCAGTCAAAGCAGTATCTTCgtgtataaaaatagaaataggctTCTATCACAAATTCTCAGAAATGCTTTATATGAAAAGACTGCTCTCAGTTGTTTTGGAATATGAAAAGGCAGAAGGAACAAATGAATAATGGCAAGAAaacatatatggaatatataactACTGACATTTctcttcatgatgatgatggcggagTCAGTGACAACTACAATGAAGCAGATGTTGGCAAGCGCACTTGTTATGCCTGGAGTTTCGCTCCAACCTTATTGGCCTCGAATGAATTACTGCCACAGCGGTTTGTTTCCAAGCCGTTTATCCAGAAAAAGAAATGATTCACAATAATGGTAAACAgactaacaatgatgatttttttctgaaGTACAGAATTATAACCATAGGTTTGTACTAAGCTATCATGAATCGCTCTACGAGAGATAATGTACGATCACATCCTCACAAAAGCAATATTCCTTGttgatgtacgtgtgtgtgtgtgtgtgggtgtgcgtgtgtgtgtgtgcgtgtgtgtgtgtgtgtgtgtgtgtgtgtgtgtgtgtgtgtgtgtgtgtgtgtgtgtgtgtgtgtgtgtgtgtgtgtgtgtgtgtgtgtgtgtgtgtgtgtttctctgtctcccaGGTTCAGCAGTTAAGACGTGTACAAATGTTCACTTGGTAAACGTTGGTTAGATAATTGAAATGTTTGCATGAAAACACAGTTATCAAGCtagacatatacacaaatatatgtatatatatatgtatagacacacacaaaacacacacacacatacaaatatacatatatatatatatatatatatatatatatatatatatatatatatatatatatatatatgtgtgtgtgtgtgtgtgtgttgtgtgtgtgtgtgtgtgtgtgtgtgtgtgtgtgtggggtatataatataagtatatatatgcacacacacacacacacacatgtatatatatatatatatatatatatattatatatatatatatatatatattatatactatatatgtatatatatatatatagagagagagagagagagagagatagatagatagattgatagatagatacacccacaaaacacacacacaaacacaaacacacacacacagacatatatatatatatatatatatatatatatatatatatatatatatatatatatatatatatatatatatatatatatatatatatataattagatatatatacatatatatatatattcattcatacacatacacatcacgcgCGCGTACATGAGAACGCACACGGATTTACATATGTTAAATCTAACGTAGATGTGGAAGTGGGGTTGTAGTCCTGGATTGCCTTACTAGAAATCCACCAATATCGGCTTGGTGCCCGACGTTTCACTGGACCAACTGCTGTCCTGTAGTTCAATACTTGTATGGTCAAAGATTATGGGAATTCcctctatacaaaacaatccactgccttgtggcgtCTGTGAGATGAAAAGGTTTctgagtcaaccctgaggaaaactcCGGagccctgaggcagttcgttgtcgcttgcgacctcgtgcTCTTTGCGAcgctgctggtgccaaactgtattggTCTTTCccgttcctttgggtccatcagctgcgcggagagagggagcctgctgcaggggtaacagcttgctcctcacattctttcgcccaggcactgacagagtcaataatgccaaagtcgacatcgactgatggtggccgtattaataataataataataataataataataataataatgataatgataataataataataatataataataataataataataatgataataataataataataataataataataataataataataataataataataataatgataataagcataataatatatatatatatatatatatatatatatatatatatatatatatatatatatagagagagagagagagagagagagagagagacagagagagagagagagagagagagacagagcggcgCCAGCACCAGCCATTGGGCACTGTATCAAtctatatcattacttttttcgtagaataataataataccatacaaatattcatgatattaatgaAGACGCGTCTTGTTTGCCATTTGTTGATTTTGGAAAGTGAATTGATGTTATAGGGTAAAGTAAAGGACGGTAAAGCAGCTACTTGTTGAGTGGGAGTGACGAGAGTAAACCACGGTATTTTATTCACTTTGTGAAAATGAGTCTTTCGAAGTATGACCCCAATGCTAGGATGCCACCCAGAAGTGGCTCACAGAAACATCGCGCTAAATCTGTGGAAAAGGTGCGGCCAAAGAGGAGAGCTCAAAAGCTGAGGATTGGGACGATTAATGTAGGAACTATGGCAGGCCGAGGAAGAGCATTGACGGAGTTGATGCGGAGAAGGAAAGTGGACATTATGTGTGAGCAGGAAACTAGATGGAGTGGCAATAAGTCGAAAGAGTTGGGAGACGGATACAAGTTAATCTATGGAAGTGGAAATTTGGACAAAAGAAATGGTGTTGGGATAATAGTGTCGGAAAAAATTAAGAGCGCAGTTGTggaagtgaatagaaaaaaatgatagaatttTATGGATAAAGCTGGCTCTTGAAGAGTTTGAGATCAACGTATTTAGTGTGCACGCCCCTCAGACGGGTTGCAccgatgatgaaaaggatgagttTTGGACAACACTACAGGATAAATTTGAGAAGGTTGCTGAAGACGAGAAGTGTTATCGGTGGAGACTTAAATGGGCATGTTGGGAGAGGATCCGATGTTATCAGCCGAGTGCACGGAGGGATGTGTTATGGCGAGGGAAATGAGGATGGAGAACGTGTTTTTGATTTTGCCATCTCTAACGATATGGTTATCAGTAACACTTTTTTTACGAAATGACAAGAACATCTTATCACGTACAAGAGTGGTGGAAGAGCTAGCCAAATAGACTACCTCTTGTATCGTAGGAGAAATATGGTTGAGATGATAAACTGTAAGGTAATACCAGGTGATCACGTGACCAACCAACACCGACTGGTCGTGATGGATTTGAACATCAAGgtatcccgagtgcatagcacAACGAAACCTGGACCTAAGAAGATCAAATAGATTGAAGGatcaggagaagaaaaaagagttcAAAGAGAGAGTACTCGGGCAAATTAGCCAAGAAATTGAAGATCTAAACTCCTGGTGGAATGAAGCAGCGGAATTTGTGATACTGCAGGAAAAGAGATTTTAGGAGAAACTTGTGGAAAGATCTGAAAGATAAAGAAACTTGGTGGTTCAATGATGAAGTACAACAGGCAATAACGGAGAAGAAGGAGGctaagaagaaatgggaaatctCCTTAgccgagagaaataaagaagaatataagaccaagaataaagaggcaaagagagcagTGGCAATAGCTAAGAGCAGGGCTTACGACCAGTTGTATGAAGATCTAGACAGCAAGGAAGGACAGGGAAAGGTTTTTCAACTGGCGAAGACAAGAAATAAAAGCACAAAAGATATCGTACATATTAAGCAAATGAAAGATGAGAATGGAAATATAATTagaaaagaacaaggaaacatCAAGAGATGGGAAGAGTATTTCTCTAAATTACTGAACGAGGAAAATGAACGGCTGATCAGAGGTGATGGAGACGCTAGCCAGGGTGCAGTCTTGGAAATATCAAGGATAGAGGTGCAACAGGcgctgaagaagatgaaaaacggGAAAGCCACGGGACCAGACGGCATCCCCATAGAAGCCTGGAAAGCGATGGGAGAGGAAGGCATTGGCGTGTTATGGATGCTGATGGGGAAGGTGATGGATGAGGAGAATATCCCGACAGTATGGAAagaaagtatattaatattaatgttcaaaatTGTGAAAATTATAGAGGCATAAAACTAATGTCACATACTTTGAAACTATTAGAAAGAATAATAGATGGCCGAATAAGACAGGAAGCGTTTATTGGAAGACAACAACTGGGCTTCATGAAAGGAGTAGGAACGGTGGACGGGATATTCTGCCTTAGACAAACAATGGAAAAGTATCGAGAAAAGCAAAAAGTGTTACACATGTTGTTTATAGACCTAGAGAAAGCTTATGATAGAGTGCCGAAACAGGAAGTGAGGAGATGTATGCGCAAGCGAGGAGTGACGGAGAAATACGTGGGAATGATTCAAGAGACTTATAAGAATGTTACCACCAAGGTCCGATGCACAGTAGGAATGACAGATGGGTTTGAGGTTTAAGTTGGCTTGCACCAAGGCTCGACCCTCAGCCCAATACTGTTCAATGTGATGACAGAGGAAGTGCGTGAGGAGCCACCATGGTGCATACTGTATGCCGATGACATCGTGTTGGTGGCGGAGACGAAGCAGGAGCtacagaggaagatggaaggatggaGAACTGCTTTGGAGAGTAGAGGGCTGAAGATAAGCAGGAAAAAGACAAAGTATTTCACAACGGACACAGAAGGAGATCAAGTCAACGATACAAATAGATGGATTGAACCTGAAGAGAGTGGACCACTTTAAGTATTTGGGAGAGATGGTTGAGGAAGATGGCAGCATGGGAAGAGAGATTAAGCACCGAATTCAATATGGTTGGAATAATTGGATAAAGGTTTCGAGAGTGATCTGCGATAAGAGAGTGCCTGTAAAGTTGAAGGGAAAGGTAAATAAGTTTGTGGTCAGACCAGCTATGACCTATGGTTTAGAAATTGCACCACTGAGAAAAGTCGAGGAAAGAAAATTGgatgttgctgaaatgaaaatgctCAGATGGATGGTGGGGGTAACAAAGATGGACTGCATACGGAATAACTATATAAGAGGATCACTGAAGGtaacagaaatatcaaagaatgTTCAGGAATCAAGACTGCGATTTTATGGACACCTGCTAAAAAGAAACGAAGATCATGTGGGAAGACAGGCaatggagatggaaatagagggaaa
This window encodes:
- the LOC119572509 gene encoding uncharacterized protein LOC119572509, translating into MSLSKYDPNARMPPRSGSQKHRAKSVEKVRPKRRAQKLRIGTINVGTMAGRGRALTELMRRRKVDIMCEQETRWSGNKSKELGDGYKLIYGSGNLDKRNGVGIIVSEKIKSAVVETGCTDDEKDEFWTTLQDKFEKVAEDEKCYRWRLKWSGGRASQIDYLLYRRRNMVEMINCKVIPGDHVTNQHRLVVMDLNIKNKEAKRAVAIAKSRAYDQLYEDLDSKEGQGKVFQLAKTRNKSTKDIVHIKQMKDENGNIIRKEQGNIKRWEEYFSKLLNEENERLIRGDGDASQGAVLEISRIEVQQALKKMKNGKATGPDGIPIEAWKAMGEEGIGVLWMLMGKVMDEENIPTVWKESILILMFKIVKIIEA
- the LOC119572511 gene encoding uncharacterized protein LOC119572511; translation: MSHTLKLLERIIDGRIRQEAFIGRQQLGFMKGVGTVDGIFCLRQTMEKYREKQKVLHMLFIDLEKAYDRVPKQEVRRCMRKRGVTEKYVGMIQETYKNVTTKVRCTVGMTDGFEV
- the LOC119572512 gene encoding uncharacterized protein LOC119572512: MVEEDGSMGREIKHRIQYGWNNWIKVSRVICDKRVPVKLKGKVNKFVVRPAMTYGLEIAPLRKVEERKLDVAEMKMLRWMVGVTKMDCIRNNYIRGSLKVTEISKNVQESRLRFYGHLLKRNEDHVGRQAMEMEIEGNRPTDLRPDGRMLFKKI